A window of the Myripristis murdjan chromosome 15, fMyrMur1.1, whole genome shotgun sequence genome harbors these coding sequences:
- the cacul1 gene encoding CDK2-associated and cullin domain-containing protein 1, whose protein sequence is MNMEDMDEDRLDMNDDHNHNCFASSDNVHPYLRHQLTDVTTVPQPLLCSAVPGGEPPGGGRQWPGGGTGAPRFMDSDSSSESEVSETDCTAPSCSVAGKFTLNSASKFLLNAMAVEDYRKNHWPNLEKVIDLLLIQKPTDHISISYAQIYSYVYKCVCQQHSELLYNDLTSKITAHLQRVSSHLQASPPEDFIENFNLALTQYTASLQCIVPVFMYMNKFYIETKLNRDLREDLMKLFADHVAEKHVNTLMPLLIKAHSMPFQVQPSTMASVVKGLYSLRPGWAQLAPALFSGFIPQINPPAVESQLSDYAAHDQKLQMELFMNGFPRGDQSRKRASEDS, encoded by the exons ATGAACATGGAGGACATGGACGAGGACCGTTTGGACATGAACGAcgaccacaaccacaactgttTCGCGAGCAGCGACAACGTCCACCCGTATCTGAGACACCAGCTGACGGATGTAACAACGGTTCCCCAACCGCTGCTGTGCTCCGCGGTGCCCGGAGGAGAGCCGCCGGGTGGGGGGAGGCAGTGGCCCGGCGGCGGCACCGGTGCACCGCGATTTATGGACTCAGACTCGAGCAGTGAGAGCGAAGTCAGCGAGACGGACTGCACCGCTCCGTCCTGCTCTGTAGCCGGGAAATTCACCCTCAACTCCGCTTCAAAGTTTC ttttgaatGCAATGGCTGTAGAAGACTACCGGAAAAATCACTGGCCAAACCTGGAGAAGGTGATTGATCTTCTACTCATTCAAAAACCCACGGACCACATCTCCATTTCTTATGCACAGATATACAG ttacGTCTACAAGTGTGTCTGTCAACAGCACTCTGAGCTTCTCTACAATGATTTGACATCGAAAATCACAGCTCATCTGCAGCGCGTCTCCTCACATTTACAG GCCAGTCCACCTGAGGACTTCATCGAGAACTTCAACCTTGCACTGACCCAATACACGGCTTCCCTTCAGTGTATAGTTCCTGTATTTATGTACATG AACAAGTTCTATATTGAGACAAAGCTAAACAGAGACCTAAGGGAGGATCTGATGAAGCTGTTTGCAGATCATGTTGCAGAAAAACACGTGAACACACTGATGC CTCTTCTCATCAAAGCCCATTCCATGCCCTTTCAAGTCCAACCCTCAACCATGGCCAGTGTGGTGAAAGGCCTGTACAGTCTGCGGCCAG GTTGGGCTCAGTTAGCCCCGGCTCTCTTCTCTGGATTTATTCCCCAAATCAACCCTCCTGCTGTGGAGTCTCAGCTGTCTGACTACGCCGCTCACGACCAGAAGCTGCAGATGGAGCTCTTCATGAACGGATTCCCACG GGGGGACCAATCTCGTAAGCGGGCCAGCGAGGACTCCTGA